AAAGGCATGGTCTGCTGAGGAAACGCACTTGTCGCCACAGGAATGTGCGAGCTGCCAACCACGACACCAGCCGAAGGGTCGAAGCCCACCCAACCGGCACCTGGAAGAAAAGCTTCCACCCAAGCATGCAGCTCATATTCCGGGGTTTCGCTTTGCACATAATAATATCCACTCACAAATCTGGCCGCTATCTTAAAATGCCTTAAAATATGAATCTGCAACCAAGCCAAATCGCGGCACGAGCCTTTTTTTAAGTCGAATGTTTTTTCAGGTTCAAATGGCGGGCCTTCGTGGCGCGGCGACGCCTTGAAATCTTCATGGATCTGCTTTGTGAGGTCGATGAGAAAAGGCACGGTTTTCTCATCGCAGGAAAGCCTTATAGCTTCGGCGTATTGAACCACGGCTTTGCCGAGCCGGTGCGAGCCCAAAGTTGGGCTCAGCAACGTTTGCAACGGCTCGGAATATTGGAAGGGAAATACCAAATAGTCGGCAGGATAAACGATAAAATTAAATGGGTTGTGATTTTCTAACACATCTATCAACGATTCCGAACGAATGCTCAAATCTTGATGTGTTCCTTCAAACCAACACAAATGAATGCAGTTCTCTTCAGCATCTGTTTGCTCGGAAATGCCTGCGGGTTTAGGCGAAAACTTTAAACGAAAAGTTTCAAGCTTGCTATACGGCGTTGGTTTTGGTTTCAACCTTAGATACTGCGGTTCGAGAAAAACTTGAGAACTAAACTGATATGTCGTTTCATGTATGATCTTGAACTTCATTTCTTAAGCTGCTTTGCGTTATTTTGCCTTCATAAAATGCTTTTTTCTCCTCTGCATCAGAAAAAAGCTTATCGACCCAATCTTCCGGCATGTTTCGGATCGAGCTGCTAATCATTTCGCTCCATAGCTGCGATAAATCTTGAAGCTCTTCTTTTTTATATCGTTTTTCAACAATATGAAACGAATTTTTCAGATAATAAATGACATCGATCGGATAGTCGACATCGTTGGCGCTGATTCGCGTTGCATCAAATGAAAGAAAACCCGCTTTTAAGGCAAACTTCATCGAGGAATCGTAGTTAATCGCTCGATCCAATATAGTTTTTCCATAGCCGTTGTTTCCAATAATGACAAACGGCGACCCTTCAGAAACTTCAATCCAATTGCCTTCAGGATAGAGCAGGTAAATTTTGTGCTCATCATCATCTTGCAATTGGCCACCGACAATGGCGTGAAGGTTGAAGCTCAACCCGGCTTCTTTTAAATGGGCTTTATCTTCATCGGCGGCGCGGCGCACTTGTTCCGCAAACGCATTGACCGCTTTATAAAGCTTATTAAACGTCTCGTCGCTTTCCTCAATAATTTCCTTGAAATAGGTTAATGCTTTATCTCTGACCGAACGCAAACCGGAGGTCATAATGAAAAACGAGTGCTTGCTCCTATTGACCGTGAATAACTTCTTGGCCGTTGTGGTTTGCGTTCCCGAGGTGATTCTCGTATCAGAGATGCCAACAAAGCCGGACTTCACCTTAATGCCTAAACAGTAAGTCATGTTATCATAATTTAATTTCGCCATCGATCTAAAGCATTCAGCGAAAAGAAGGTTTCATAGATAGCTGAAGAAACCCCATTTAGTTTCGCTTGAAAGTCATCAAGATACTCATGTAGTCCCGCATTAAAAATATCTTTAATATCAGCATACTCAAGCTGTGAAGTTAATATGCCAAGTTTTTTCTCAGCCGCGTTCGAGTATCCACCATTGCTGCCTGTAATTGTGTGAAGCGATTGCTCCGCCTCCAGCAAACAGCTCAACATGGAACGCGGAAAAGATTTGTCCAATATGAGAAATTCCGAAATGTTGGCTGGAATGAGTTTTCCATATTCCTTCCGATACATGTCATAGGCGCTCACCGACTTTAGCAAAGCTGCCCACTGAATCAGATCAAATGGAGAGCCAACCACATCGGGCGTCGGGAGCAAAATATGATACTTTACATCTAAAACGCGCGATGTTTTATCTGCCCGCTCAATCAATTGGCCAATTTTTCCAAAATGCAAACCTTCGTTTCGTGAAATTGTAGAGTTGAAAATGCCATAGAGCAATTGACAGCCTTTTTTGACTTCCATGAAAAACTTTCTCGGGTCTCGTTTCTGCCATTGCTTTTTCTCGCGCCCTTCTTTAACAAGGTAGTAAATGTGGTTGATCTGCTCCCAAACTTCCCTTGTGATTTCCGGCCTGACAGCACGCGCATTTTCTCGCGCTTTTAAAATTGAACTATAAATCGAATTTTGATTTTGCGGATCAAACCCAAGAAAATAGATGACGGTGTCTTTATCGGCTTTTTTATATAATTCTTGATAAAAACTTAAATCACCGGTAACAACCACAAGTGGCATCCATTGCTGAGACGCGTAAGGCGGCAATTCCAACGAAAGGTTAAAATTTACATCCATAAAACGCGCATAATTTTCAGCCCGTTCTATATATCTACTCATCCAATAGATGGCGTCGGCGACTCTGCTAAGCATTCTTTTTTTGTTAAAATTAATCTAATACCCAAGTATCTTTACTTCCACCACCTTGTGATGAATTTACAACCAATGAACCCTTTTTCAGCGCGACTCTCGTTAAAGCGCCGGGAATGATTTTGATGTCCTTCCCGTACAACACATACGGCCTTAAGTCCACATGCCGGCCTTCAATTGTTTCATTCACTAAGGTGGGCACACGAGAGAGGTTAATCATTGGCTGAGCAATGTATTTTCTCGGACTGCTTTTGATTTTATCAG
Above is a window of Chloroherpeton thalassium ATCC 35110 DNA encoding:
- a CDS encoding transglutaminase family protein; translation: MKFKIIHETTYQFSSQVFLEPQYLRLKPKPTPYSKLETFRLKFSPKPAGISEQTDAEENCIHLCWFEGTHQDLSIRSESLIDVLENHNPFNFIVYPADYLVFPFQYSEPLQTLLSPTLGSHRLGKAVVQYAEAIRLSCDEKTVPFLIDLTKQIHEDFKASPRHEGPPFEPEKTFDLKKGSCRDLAWLQIHILRHFKIAARFVSGYYYVQSETPEYELHAWVEAFLPGAGWVGFDPSAGVVVGSSHIPVATSAFPQQTMPLTGIFRGNAKSKLSSDLIIEPIKS
- a CDS encoding peptidase; translation: MTYCLGIKVKSGFVGISDTRITSGTQTTTAKKLFTVNRSKHSFFIMTSGLRSVRDKALTYFKEIIEESDETFNKLYKAVNAFAEQVRRAADEDKAHLKEAGLSFNLHAIVGGQLQDDDEHKIYLLYPEGNWIEVSEGSPFVIIGNNGYGKTILDRAINYDSSMKFALKAGFLSFDATRISANDVDYPIDVIYYLKNSFHIVEKRYKKEELQDLSQLWSEMISSSIRNMPEDWVDKLFSDAEEKKAFYEGKITQSSLRNEVQDHT
- a CDS encoding alpha-E domain-containing protein; its protein translation is MLSRVADAIYWMSRYIERAENYARFMDVNFNLSLELPPYASQQWMPLVVVTGDLSFYQELYKKADKDTVIYFLGFDPQNQNSIYSSILKARENARAVRPEITREVWEQINHIYYLVKEGREKKQWQKRDPRKFFMEVKKGCQLLYGIFNSTISRNEGLHFGKIGQLIERADKTSRVLDVKYHILLPTPDVVGSPFDLIQWAALLKSVSAYDMYRKEYGKLIPANISEFLILDKSFPRSMLSCLLEAEQSLHTITGSNGGYSNAAEKKLGILTSQLEYADIKDIFNAGLHEYLDDFQAKLNGVSSAIYETFFSLNALDRWRN